GCGCGCGGTTATATCTTCCATCGCCACCAAAACATTCAATTCGAGATCCGTGCACTTCACTTCCTCCGCCTGGGTTTTGGCGAAAAAGCCGTTGGCAACATAGTTCATCTGCGGCGTCGAGAGTTTCTGCAATTGCCCCAGCGCGACGTGATGATTGGTCAACACCAAACCGTTCGGGCTGACGAACGAGCCGGAGCCGCCGTCGTTGAAACGCACGCTAGCCAGCCGCACATGCTCCAGCCATTCCGGCGTGGGCGTGAAGCCATAGCGTTCCTGGAGTTGCTTGAGCGGCGGATTGTCAAACGTCCACATCCCCTCGTCCGGCCAGGCTGCGCCGAACAATACCATCGCACCACAGATTAATACCAATAATAGTGCGAGGCGCTGCGAAGAAAAGCGTTGCTTCTGCATATCACACCTCATGAGTTAAAAAAACACTTGACTGTTAAGAAAACTTCCAAACCATTAAACGGTTTTAAAATATATTGCATGATAGAAAAAAGTTGCGTCATCGGCAATACTTTTTATCTTAGCAGGACGCTGAATACAATCTCAACATTCCGTATAAGCTATTTCAAGGCTTCTTATGAGCGCCCTCTTTTGGGATGTTGTCATCATCGTTCTTTATTTTGTGATCATTATCGGCATCGGATTGTACATGGGGCGGCGGGAAGAGAGCATGGAAGATTTCGCCCTGGGTGGGCGCAAGATTCCCTGGTGGGCGGTGCTGGCCTCCATCATCGCGGCGGAAACCAGCGCCGCAACTTTTCTCGGGGTGCCGGCGGAAGGCTATCGCCAGCAAAGCGCCCTCTATGTGCAGCTCATGTTCGGCACTATTCTCGCGCGCATCATCATTGCCTACCTGTTCATCAAGCCGTACTATCACTATCGAGTTTATACTGTTTATGAATTTTTGGAGAAACGCTTCGGCGCCATTTCGCGCGTGGCCGGCAGCGTGATCTTTCTCGTCACGCGCGTGCTGGCCAGCGGCGTGCGCGTTTACATCGCCGCTGTCGTGCTCGTGATCGCGTGGAAATTTCTCACCGGCGCCTCGCCCACCTTCGAGCAGTATCTCGTTGCCATCACCATCATGACGTTGATCACCACGATTTACACCATGCTGGGCGGCATCAAAGCCGTGATCTGGACCGACGTGATTCAAGCGAGTATCATGTTCGGCGGGGCTTTGCTTTCACTTTATCTCATCGTCGATCTCATTCCCGGCGGCTGGGAAGGCATCAAAGCCGGCACCAACAATTTTGCCAACTTCAAAATCTTTGACACAGGTTTGCGCGGCGAAACCACGCTCTACGACGCCGTGTTGAGCATCTTTCGCCAGGAGTACACGATTTGGGCGGCGTTCACCGGCTACATTTTTTTGGTGATGGCCACGCACGGCACGGATCAAGACATGGTGCAGCGCATGCTCACCGCCACCGATTACAAACGTAGTCGCTTCTCCCTCATCCTGTCCGGCATCGCCGATGTGCCGATCGCGTTGGCGTTCGTCACCATCGGCATTTTTCTGTACGCTTTTTTCCAAATCGTGCCTGACCCCAATCTGCCGCGCGGCGCCAACGGCGAGGTTTTAACCAATGAAATCTTCGCCTATTTTATCGTCAATAAAATGCCGCCGGGCTTGCGCGGCATCATCATCGCCGGGGTGTTTGCCACGGCCATGGGCTCGCTCAGCGCGGCTTTGAATGCCCTGGCCACCAGCTTTGTGAAAGATTTTTACACACCCTACTTCAAAAAAAACGCGGGCGACAAACACTACGTGAGCGCGGCGCGCGTATTCACCTTTGTTTTTGCCATTTTGATGATTTTAGTTGCCGCGCTTTCAGCCTACTCCGTATTGCACGATCCCAGTCTCACCATCATTCCCATCGCCCTGGGCATCATCGGTTACACCTACGGCTCGCTGCTCGGTATTTTTTTGATCGGCATGTTGACGCGCACGCGCGGCAACGATCGCGGCAATCTCATCGCCATGTTTTGCGGCTTTCTCACCGTATTTGTGCTCAGCGGCCTGGCCAACAAAATGCTGGGCTGGCTCGGCATCGCGCCGATTCCCATTCCGCACCTCGCTTTCACCTGGTACATCATGTTCGGGAGTATTGTGACTTTCTTGGTGGGGATCTTGTTTCGGACCGGAAAAATGCTGGAGAGTTGAGCAAGCAATTGCGTTTCGTCAGCAGTGTTTAACGATATATTTCACGACGGTGGCCGACACGCAAAACGATAAGAGAGTTATCTTGAATATCGAAGATGACTCGATAGTCTCCGACGCGAAATCGATATGAACCCAGTTCAGAGGTAACTAATTTTTCGGCATGCTGAAACGGGGCAAGACGGTATTGCTCCAGCTTTCCTTTGATTCGTAGTTGCGTTTCATGGTTTAACCGGGCAATATCACGCGCCGCTCGTCGAGTATAGATCAAATCATAGCTCATTTGAGCTTGCTAAAAACGTCATGGTGAGTCCGGACACGGCCGCGACGGTAGTCTTCGCGAGCTTCGCGGATACTGGCGAGATAATCCGGGCTGGTGGCCGCCAGCAAATCTTCAATTAGGGCGCGTTGATCGTTTTTTTTCATCTTCTTAACCGCTTGGACAATTTGTTCGATAGAAACAGGAACAGATAGAGGCTGGCCATTTGGCCGGCTTGATCCTGTCGCTTTCGAAGAATGGTTGTACCGACGGCGCTTTTTTATGGGATTGGTTTTCATTTTGTGAATCCTTATCAAATATCAAACGAGACAGGGGCATTACACCTCGTTGCAACTCGATTGATCATGTAATTCATCAGTGCCAAAAAGTCAAGAAGATTTTAAAAGATTGCTGTTCGCCTAATCTTGCACACGGGAGACCGAATGCCGCTCTTCAAAAACAAACAGGAACTCGGCTGGTGCTTATATGACTGGGGCAATTCCGCATTTGCCACGACGGTGATGGCGGGATTTTTTCCGGTATTCTTCAAAGAATATTGGAGCCAGGGCGTGGCGGTGACGGAAAGCACTGCCAAGCTCGGGCTTGCGAACTCCGCCGCCGGCCTGATCGTGGCGGTGCTCGCGCCGATTTTAGGCGCCATCGCCGACCGCGGCAGCCGCAAGAAACAATTCCTGATCTTTTTCGCTTATCTCGGCGTACTCTCGACGATCGCGCTATTCGTCATTGCCAAAGGCAATTGGCCGCTCGCCGCGCTGATCTACGTGCTCGGCACGGTTGGCTTCTCGGGCGGCAATATTTTTTATGATTCCCTCCTGCCGACGATCGTCAGCGAAAAAAAAATCGACTATGTCTCGGCACTCGGCTATGCCATGGGCTATCTCGGCGGGGGATTGCTGTTTGCCGTCAATGTTTGGATGACCCTGAGCCCGGCAACCTTCGGCCTGGCAGATGCCGGTGAAGCGGTGCGCCTGTCGTTCATCATGGCGGGCGTTTGGTGGGGCATATTCACGCTGCCCATTATTTTTCTGGTGCCGGAGACCAAGAGCGCGAGAGCAGTAAGCATGCGTGAAGCCGTGCGTGCGGGCTGGCAGCAATTCACGCTCACGTTCAGCAAGATTCGCCACCTTAAAACGATTGCCCTCTTTCTGGCGGCCTATTGGCTTTATATCGACGGCGTCGACACCATTATTCGCATGGCTGTCGATTATGGCATGTCGATCGGTTTTGAAACCAAAGATTTGATTGCCGCCTTGCTGTTGACGCAATTCGTAGGTTTTCCCAGCGCGATTGTTTACGGCAAGCTCGGTGAAAAAATCGGTGCGAAACGCGCGATTTATATCGCAATTTTCGTTTATCTGTTGGTGGTGATTTGGGCGGTGACCATGACGCAAAAATTCGAATTCTACGCGCTAGCCGTCGTTATTGGCCTGGTGCAGGGCGGCATTCAAGCGCTAAGCCGTTCGCTGTATTCGCGTCTCATCCCGCATGATCAAACCGCGGAGTTTTACGGTTTTTATAATTTGCTCGGGAAGTTTGCCGTTATTTTTGGCCCGATCCTGATCGGCTTCACCGGCCTGATCTCACAAAGCCCGCGCGCGGGCATCGCGTCGATTGCCGTTCTCTTCGTGCTCGGCGGCATCTTGCTCTCGTTTGTCGATGAAAAGCAGGGGGCGGCGGAAGTGAAATATCTAACCTTGACGAATCAAAAAAAATGAATCGCCGAATACTCCTCGGCTACGTGATCCTTGGTATCGCGTTTATTAGCCTTGCCCTCACGTGGTTTATGTTTGATCTCTTGTACGATGCCGGGGAATTCAAAACAATCGCACCGCACTTCAATGGCGCCTGCCGGCGCATATCTCCTGCTCCCGGAGCGGAAGACATTACGATACATCCCAAGACCGGGATTGCTTTCATCTCCTCGGACGATCGCCGTGCGCGCATGCGCGGCGAACCAAGCCAGGGCGCGATTTACGTATATGATCTCAACCACCCGAATCCCACTCTTATCAACTTAACGATTGATTTCGAACAGGACTTTCACCCGCATGGCATCAGTCTCTATATTGATGAAAGCGGTGACGAAAAACTTTTTGTGGTGAATCATCGCGCCGCAGGCGATTGTATTGAGATTTTTGATTATTCCGAGGACAAACTGATTCATCGAGAATCTCTGCGTGACGCGCTCATGACCAGTCCGAACGACGTCGTCGCTGTCGGACCGCGAAGCTTTTATGTGACGAACGATCATGGCAACGAAACCGCGTGGGGGCGCACGCTCGAAGAATATTTGCGTCTGGCGCGATCTTATGTGCTTTACTACGATGGCCGACAATTTCAAATTGCAGCCCAAAACATTGCTTACGCCAACGGCATTAACCTGAGCCGCGACGACAAGCAGCTCTTCGTGGCGGCATGCGTCGGCAGAAAAATCAAAATCTATAATCGTGAACCGGAGACCGGGGGACTCACATTTCTAGGCGATATTGATCTTGACACCGGCGTGGATAATATCGAAGTGGATGCGAACGGCGATCTTTGGGTCGCTGCACATCCGCAATTGCTGGCATTCACCCGGCATGCCCGCGACGCCAAAAATCTCTCGCCCTCACAAGTGCTGAAGATTTCTTTGCAGAAAAACCCGCCCAAGATCGATGAAATCTTTCTTGATCACGGCCATAAGATTTCCGGTTCAAGTGTTGCGGCGGTGTTCGGCAACAGACTTTTGATCGGATCGGTGTTCGAAGAGCATTTCCTGGTGTGTGAAATGCAATAACGGGCTTGTCAAGCGCGTGCGAGTTGAGAAGCGAATTTTCTACAGGTAAATTTCATGTCAAATTTCATCAAATTTCTCGGTACCGCAGGCGCGCGCTTCGTCATGATTCAACAATTACGTTCTTCCGCGGGAACGCTGCTGCATCTCGATGGCCAAACGATCATGATTGATCCCGGCCCGGGCACGCTGGCGCGCTGCGCTGCCAGCCGGCCCAAAATCGATGCTACCAAACTCGATGCTATTCTGCTCACCCATCGCCACGTCGATCATTCCACCGACGTCAATGTGATGATGGAGGCCATGTCTGACGGCGGGCGCCAGAAACGCGGGGTGCTGTTCGCGCCGGAGGAATGTTTGGAAGGTGATGATCCGGTGGTGTTGCGCTATGTCAGAAACTATATTGATCGCATCGAGACGCTGCGGCCTTTTTCATCCTATTCGATCAACAACCTTAGATTCAAAACTGCCGGACGGCACAAACACGGCACCGAAACCTATGGCGCTATATTTGAAAGCCGCATCGGGCGCATTGCCTTTTTGATTGATTCGGAATTTTTTCCTGAATTGATTGATTGGTACGCCGGCGTGAAGCTATTGGTGCTGAACGTTGTTTTGGTCAAACAGCGCGAGGAACATGTGATTCAACATCTTTGTTTGGCAGATGCCCGTCGCCTGATCTCGGCAATCAAACCGGAAACCGCAATTCTGACGCATTTCGGCATGTCGATGGTGCAAGCCAAGCCCTGGCTGCTGGCGGAACAACTTGCGCACGAAACAGGCGTTAAGGTTCTGGCGGCTTCAGATGGGATGAGTTTTGCGTTGGATGAACAGTAAGCTTCGACATTGACGCTTCGCGAGGGCTTGGCCATCGCATGCAACCCACCTTTGTTAAGGCCACATCTTGACCGCCGCCGCTCATTTTACTCCAGCCTGAGATGATCAAAAAATAACGTCACCGGTTCCTCCGGATGCGAGATAAAGAAATCTATCTTTTCAATGCTGGCGTGATTCATTTTTCGCCGTGTGCCGCTTGTAATCAGCGAATCCAACGGCAATGCAAAATGCGTCCACCCTGGCGGCAGCAGCAGGCGGGAGTTGAAGCGATCGGCATACGGTTGATTGCCGCGCATGTCATCGATTCGGATATGCAATCTCAAACTGTCGTTTTGCGGATTATAAATCTCCGCGTGCAAGACGCGAAAACTCGACCAATCCGGGTCAAACTTGCTGATCTTCAGCCCCGGATACTTTCCGGAAAATATCTCCAGGCGCAAGCTGTTCCTGCCGTGCATAACGTGATCGGAGTCAAGTGCATACAGTTCGTGGCATTCCCACCGTAATCGATCCAGCTCTTCGTCATGTTCGAAATCGAAATAAAAAGGTTTTTCTTGCTTACATGAAATAAGCGCCGGCGCGAGCGCAAGCGCGAATACTGCAACGCGGCGCCATTTCTTTTTACTTCGTATGTTTTGAATCATTGCACTCATTTCGCTCTTTCGCCAAATTCAAACACGATGATTTCCGGCGGCACGCCGAGACGCACGGGGATATCAGTCGTGCCGATGCCGCTGGTGACATAAAGCATTTTACTCCCCTCTTGAAAAAAACCATAAATATGGCCGGGATCAGGCTTGCGTTTGGTCCATTCCCAAAAGAAATCCGGCAAATGAATCTGGCCGCCATGTGTGTCGCCGCTCAACACCAAAACATTTCTCGTCGCAGGGATCGGAGCGTAGACGAGTGACGTGTGAGAAAGCAAAATCGTGGGATGCTCACGCGCGATCAAGGAATCGGTCAGCGCCAGATCCGGCTCCAGGCGCGGCCAGCAATCAATGCCGGCGAGTCGCAATATTTTGTCGCCGAACGTTAGATCGACGAAATCATCGCGCAAAAAACGAACGCGGTGTACATCAGGCGGATCGGCGGAACCGCTGCGGTGGCAAAACATGCAGCTTAGGCGAGAGAAGGAATAATCTGCATCGCCCATTACGGCATAGACGCCGAGCGGCGCCTGCAAACGGCTCAAAAAATCGAACGTGTAGCCATAATCATCGCGGCCTCCATGCCATTTCACATAATCACCGGTGAGCAGAATCACATCGGGCTGAATGTCATTGAGAATCTCTAAAATACGGTTGCCAATCTTGCCGCCGCGCCGATCAAAATGCATGTCGCTAAGATGAACGATCTTTTTTCCTGCCAATGTTTCAACAAACGCCGGCGCAGAGATGAACAAGCGCCGCACGCGAATGTCGGCATCATCAACAAAAAAATAGCCGCAAAAAAGCAACACCGCAAGGCCAGCGAAAATGACTGGCAGTGCAGCATGAGATTTTTGACCGCGTACTAGACTTTGCTTTAAACTTGCAGCCATATCTATCAAATGATGAATTGGTTCACAAACTCAAGGTCTCAATACCCAAATTTCATGCATGCTGAAATCTGAGGCCCTGTGGAGGCAATTAACCCGACTAATTTATAGCACCCCAAAGATACAAAGACACCAAGAACAATTTGATGACATGACTTTTGTTTCTTCGTGCCTTTATGTCTTCATGGTTAAGAATCATTCAGAGTTTTATTCGATGTGTGAAACGCGCAACGCCTCGAAGCATTTTGCAGAGTTTTACCCTACAAGCAGAATTTCCGCAGAAATACCATGACATCTTTTGTAATCGCTTCAAAAAATTCCTAACAATTGTTTAGTAGAAAGAATTCTTTTTGCTTATTTTCGGCAGTTTTTTTCCGGCAACACGCGTTGCCGCTTCTTGTCAGGATGAACCATTTCAGGAGATTTAGATGTCATCGCCGCTGCTTCCCAAACTCTTCACCGTCCTCAAAGAGGGGTATTCCCGCAAACAACTGATGCAGGATTTGACAGCCGGCGTTATTGTCGGCATCATCGCATTGCCTTTAGCGATCGCCTTTGCTA
Above is a window of Cytophagia bacterium CHB2 DNA encoding:
- a CDS encoding MBL fold metallo-hydrolase; the encoded protein is MSNFIKFLGTAGARFVMIQQLRSSAGTLLHLDGQTIMIDPGPGTLARCAASRPKIDATKLDAILLTHRHVDHSTDVNVMMEAMSDGGRQKRGVLFAPEECLEGDDPVVLRYVRNYIDRIETLRPFSSYSINNLRFKTAGRHKHGTETYGAIFESRIGRIAFLIDSEFFPELIDWYAGVKLLVLNVVLVKQREEHVIQHLCLADARRLISAIKPETAILTHFGMSMVQAKPWLLAEQLAHETGVKVLAASDGMSFALDEQ
- a CDS encoding MFS transporter, which translates into the protein MPLFKNKQELGWCLYDWGNSAFATTVMAGFFPVFFKEYWSQGVAVTESTAKLGLANSAAGLIVAVLAPILGAIADRGSRKKQFLIFFAYLGVLSTIALFVIAKGNWPLAALIYVLGTVGFSGGNIFYDSLLPTIVSEKKIDYVSALGYAMGYLGGGLLFAVNVWMTLSPATFGLADAGEAVRLSFIMAGVWWGIFTLPIIFLVPETKSARAVSMREAVRAGWQQFTLTFSKIRHLKTIALFLAAYWLYIDGVDTIIRMAVDYGMSIGFETKDLIAALLLTQFVGFPSAIVYGKLGEKIGAKRAIYIAIFVYLLVVIWAVTMTQKFEFYALAVVIGLVQGGIQALSRSLYSRLIPHDQTAEFYGFYNLLGKFAVIFGPILIGFTGLISQSPRAGIASIAVLFVLGGILLSFVDEKQGAAEVKYLTLTNQKK
- a CDS encoding sodium/solute symporter (Members of the Solute:Sodium Symporter (SSS), TC 2.A.21 as described in tcdb.org, catalyze solute:Na+ symport. Known solutes for members of the family include sugars, amino acids, nucleosides, inositols, vitamins, urea or anions, depending on the system.), with protein sequence MSALFWDVVIIVLYFVIIIGIGLYMGRREESMEDFALGGRKIPWWAVLASIIAAETSAATFLGVPAEGYRQQSALYVQLMFGTILARIIIAYLFIKPYYHYRVYTVYEFLEKRFGAISRVAGSVIFLVTRVLASGVRVYIAAVVLVIAWKFLTGASPTFEQYLVAITIMTLITTIYTMLGGIKAVIWTDVIQASIMFGGALLSLYLIVDLIPGGWEGIKAGTNNFANFKIFDTGLRGETTLYDAVLSIFRQEYTIWAAFTGYIFLVMATHGTDQDMVQRMLTATDYKRSRFSLILSGIADVPIALAFVTIGIFLYAFFQIVPDPNLPRGANGEVLTNEIFAYFIVNKMPPGLRGIIIAGVFATAMGSLSAALNALATSFVKDFYTPYFKKNAGDKHYVSAARVFTFVFAILMILVAALSAYSVLHDPSLTIIPIALGIIGYTYGSLLGIFLIGMLTRTRGNDRGNLIAMFCGFLTVFVLSGLANKMLGWLGIAPIPIPHLAFTWYIMFGSIVTFLVGILFRTGKMLES
- a CDS encoding type II toxin-antitoxin system RelE/ParE family toxin — encoded protein: MSYDLIYTRRAARDIARLNHETQLRIKGKLEQYRLAPFQHAEKLVTSELGSYRFRVGDYRVIFDIQDNSLIVLRVGHRREIYR